The following are encoded together in the Variovorax sp. PBS-H4 genome:
- the thiC gene encoding phosphomethylpyrimidine synthase ThiC, translated as MNAPDKFASLLTLTREPFPASTKSAIASPRRADVRVPVRDVLLTNGETVSLYDTSGPYSDPSADIDVRRGLPSVRGAWIAERNDSEPYIGRIRQMLDDGATHADRDAQKLSELRSAASGLQRQPRRALPGRNVSQMHYARRGIVTPEMEYVALRENGKREWMAEYLADAAREKRLAGNPMGAQIPKLITPEFVRDEVARGRAIIPANINHPEVEPMAIGRNFLVKINANIGNSAVTSSIEEEVEKLVWAIRWGADNVMDLSTGRNIHTTRDWIVRNSPVPIGTVPIYQALEKVGGVAEDLTWEIYRDTLIEQAEQGVDYFTIHAGLRLPFIHLTADRRTGIVSRGGSIMAKWCIAHHQESFLYTHFEDICEIMKAYDVSFSLGDGLRPGCAADANDEAQFAELRTLGELTQIAWKHDVQTMIEGPGHVPMHMIQANMDEQLKHCHEAPFYTLGPLTIDIAPGYDHIASAIGAAMIGWAGTAMLCYVTPKEHLGLPDREDVKQGIIAYKIAAHAADVAKGHPGARARDDALSKARFEFRWQDQFNLGLDPDTAREFHDETLPKDSSKVAHFCSMCGPKFCSMKITQEVREYAAARGLAEDQAVADGMAGKSAEFKAAGGEMYIPIQPG; from the coding sequence ATGAATGCCCCTGACAAATTCGCCTCGCTGCTCACGCTCACGCGCGAGCCGTTCCCTGCCTCGACCAAGAGCGCCATCGCGAGCCCGCGCCGCGCCGACGTGCGCGTGCCCGTGCGCGACGTGCTACTGACCAACGGCGAGACGGTCTCGCTCTACGACACCTCCGGACCCTACTCCGACCCGTCCGCCGATATCGACGTTCGCCGCGGCCTGCCCAGCGTGCGCGGCGCCTGGATTGCCGAGCGCAACGACAGCGAACCCTACATCGGGCGCATCCGCCAGATGCTCGACGACGGTGCCACCCACGCGGATCGGGATGCCCAGAAGCTCTCCGAGCTGCGCAGCGCCGCCTCGGGGCTGCAGCGCCAGCCGCGACGTGCCTTGCCGGGCCGCAACGTGAGCCAGATGCACTACGCGCGCCGCGGCATCGTGACCCCGGAGATGGAGTACGTGGCCCTGCGCGAGAACGGCAAGCGCGAATGGATGGCCGAATACCTGGCCGATGCCGCGCGCGAGAAGCGCCTCGCCGGCAACCCGATGGGCGCGCAGATCCCGAAGCTCATCACGCCGGAATTCGTTCGCGACGAAGTCGCACGCGGGCGCGCCATCATTCCGGCCAACATCAACCATCCCGAGGTCGAGCCGATGGCGATCGGGCGCAACTTCCTGGTCAAGATCAACGCCAACATCGGCAACTCCGCCGTGACCTCCAGCATCGAGGAGGAGGTGGAGAAGCTGGTGTGGGCCATCCGCTGGGGCGCCGACAACGTGATGGACCTTTCCACCGGCCGCAACATCCACACCACCCGCGACTGGATCGTGCGCAACAGCCCGGTGCCCATCGGTACCGTGCCGATCTACCAGGCGCTCGAGAAGGTCGGAGGCGTCGCCGAGGACCTCACCTGGGAGATCTACCGCGACACCCTGATCGAGCAGGCCGAGCAGGGCGTCGACTACTTCACCATCCACGCGGGCCTGCGGCTGCCTTTCATCCATCTCACGGCCGATCGCCGCACCGGCATCGTCTCGCGCGGCGGCTCGATCATGGCCAAGTGGTGCATCGCGCACCATCAGGAGAGCTTCCTCTACACGCACTTCGAAGACATCTGCGAGATCATGAAGGCCTACGACGTGAGCTTCTCGCTGGGCGACGGCTTGCGTCCCGGCTGCGCCGCCGACGCGAACGACGAGGCCCAGTTCGCCGAGCTGCGCACACTGGGCGAGCTCACGCAGATCGCATGGAAGCACGACGTGCAGACGATGATCGAAGGCCCGGGGCACGTGCCCATGCACATGATCCAGGCCAACATGGACGAGCAGCTCAAGCACTGCCACGAGGCGCCCTTCTACACCCTGGGCCCGCTGACCATCGACATCGCGCCAGGGTACGACCACATCGCGAGCGCCATCGGCGCCGCCATGATCGGGTGGGCCGGCACCGCCATGCTGTGCTACGTCACGCCCAAGGAGCACCTGGGCCTGCCGGACCGCGAAGACGTGAAGCAGGGGATCATCGCGTACAAGATCGCGGCGCATGCGGCCGACGTCGCCAAGGGGCATCCGGGCGCGCGGGCACGGGACGACGCGCTGTCCAAGGCACGGTTCGAGTTCCGCTGGCAGGACCAGTTCAACCTTGGCCTGGATCCCGACACCGCGCGCGAGTTCCACGACGAGACTTTGCCCAAGGACTCCAGCAAGGTGGCACACTTCTGCTCGATGTGCGGCCCGAAGTTCTGCTCGATGAAGATCACGCAGGAAGTGCGCGAATACGCCGCCGCGCGGGGCCTCGCCGAGGACCAGGCCGTGGCCGACGGGATGGCGGGCAAGTCGGCCGAGTTCAAGGCTGCGGGCGGCGAGATGTACATCCCGATCCAGCCGGGCTGA
- a CDS encoding VTT domain-containing protein, with product MNDFIALLSAQGAAVVFLATLATRLGAPVPAAPFLVVAGGLAVDGQLSFMAVLLAAVLGNILGDGAWFLAGRRWGYRVMRLLCRVSLSADNCVRRSESILGRWGGLSLIAAKFVPGVSVVAPPMAGALGMSNARFLAFETLAALIWALGFLALGGLFHAAIQDVLAVMSSVGLTATLVGTLLLAIFVAWRYRERRITRRADDIVHVEVSALREAVAASARLMIVDLRSPESRRIDDRSVPGAVGITYRELTDRLPEFRAAREVVVFCDCPNDETAIAAARLLAKAGLPRVRVLAGGIAAWAAAEALASEPAPLDVDADVAAHPA from the coding sequence ATGAACGACTTCATCGCTCTTCTCTCCGCGCAGGGCGCCGCCGTGGTCTTCCTCGCCACGCTGGCGACCCGCCTGGGCGCGCCCGTGCCGGCCGCGCCCTTTCTCGTCGTGGCTGGCGGGCTCGCCGTTGACGGGCAACTGTCCTTCATGGCCGTGTTGCTTGCCGCCGTGCTGGGGAACATCCTCGGCGACGGCGCGTGGTTCCTGGCCGGGCGGCGCTGGGGCTACCGCGTGATGCGCTTGCTGTGCCGCGTCTCGCTGTCGGCCGACAACTGTGTGCGGCGCAGCGAGTCCATTCTGGGCCGCTGGGGCGGTCTGTCGCTGATCGCGGCCAAGTTCGTGCCCGGCGTGTCGGTGGTGGCGCCGCCGATGGCCGGCGCCCTGGGCATGTCGAACGCGCGGTTCCTGGCCTTCGAAACGCTGGCGGCGCTGATCTGGGCGTTGGGCTTCCTGGCACTCGGCGGGCTGTTCCATGCCGCGATCCAGGACGTGCTGGCGGTGATGTCGAGCGTCGGCCTCACGGCGACGCTGGTAGGCACACTGCTGCTGGCCATCTTCGTTGCCTGGCGGTATCGCGAGCGCCGCATCACGCGGCGGGCCGACGACATCGTGCACGTCGAAGTCAGTGCGCTGCGCGAGGCGGTCGCCGCCAGCGCGCGCCTCATGATCGTCGACCTGCGTTCCCCCGAATCGCGCAGGATCGATGACCGGTCCGTGCCTGGCGCCGTCGGCATCACGTACCGCGAGTTGACGGACCGCCTGCCCGAATTCCGGGCCGCGCGCGAGGTGGTGGTGTTCTGCGACTGCCCGAACGACGAGACCGCCATTGCCGCTGCGCGACTTTTGGCGAAGGCTGGCCTGCCGCGCGTGCGCGTGCTCGCCGGCGGCATCGCGGCCTGGGCCGCTGCCGAGGCGCTGGCCTCGGAGCCGGCCCCGCTCGACGTCGATGCGGATGTCGCCGCACATCCGGCTTGA
- a CDS encoding DUF3047 domain-containing protein: MATKYSTIISTASRWIGAVPAATVAVAALWLAAPAAHADEVLVTPFSAARSAQAPQPWRFTSLPNKAPTRFEVVQEGAQKVLKVEADQSYGNLVHATRVSLNSSTTLAWRWRVDTFVEGANLRTRAGDDGAAKLCVFFDFPADRLSFGERTRLALARRTTGEEVPSEALCYVWDKTEAKGAALVNAFTQRMRMVVLESGAAANPAAFVSERRNLLADYKRAFGEEAGDALPDVVAVAVSADADNTQGHGLAYFSDIDLRSIATTRSAGVQLPPARAGTAE, translated from the coding sequence ATGGCGACGAAGTACAGCACGATCATCTCGACCGCATCCCGCTGGATCGGCGCGGTGCCGGCTGCGACTGTCGCTGTTGCCGCCCTGTGGCTCGCTGCGCCGGCCGCCCATGCCGACGAGGTCCTGGTGACACCCTTCTCTGCCGCGCGCAGTGCCCAGGCGCCCCAGCCATGGCGCTTCACCAGCCTGCCCAACAAGGCGCCGACCCGCTTCGAGGTGGTCCAGGAGGGCGCGCAGAAAGTGCTGAAGGTCGAGGCTGACCAGTCCTACGGCAACCTCGTGCATGCCACGCGCGTGTCGCTTAATTCCTCCACCACGCTGGCCTGGCGCTGGCGCGTCGACACCTTCGTCGAGGGCGCCAACCTGCGCACCCGCGCCGGCGATGACGGCGCCGCCAAGCTCTGCGTCTTCTTCGACTTCCCCGCCGATCGCCTGTCCTTCGGCGAGCGCACCCGCCTCGCGCTGGCGCGCCGCACCACGGGCGAAGAGGTGCCCAGCGAGGCGCTCTGCTACGTATGGGACAAGACGGAAGCCAAGGGCGCCGCGCTGGTCAACGCCTTTACCCAGCGCATGCGCATGGTGGTGCTTGAGTCCGGCGCGGCAGCCAACCCGGCGGCCTTCGTGAGCGAACGCCGCAACTTGCTCGCCGACTACAAGCGCGCCTTCGGCGAAGAAGCGGGAGACGCGTTGCCCGACGTGGTGGCGGTTGCAGTCTCGGCCGACGCCGACAACACCCAGGGCCATGGCCTGGCCTATTTCTCCGACATCGACCTGCGCAGCATCGCGACCACCCGCAGCGCCGGGGTCCAACTCCCGCCGGCGCGCGCCGGCACGGCGGAATAG
- a CDS encoding YchJ family protein: MPRPEPDPCPCGGQDRRGTVLPYTECCGRYLDHFTQTPAPDAESLMRSRYTAFVRERADYLLATWHPSHRPDRLDFEPGVRWLGLEVRGHVERDSDHAEVEFVARQRNRSGAATRIAERSRFVREKGEGDLLRWYYLDGMMR; this comes from the coding sequence ATGCCCAGACCCGAGCCCGATCCCTGCCCCTGCGGCGGCCAAGACCGCCGCGGCACCGTGCTGCCGTACACCGAATGCTGCGGCCGCTACCTGGACCATTTCACGCAGACGCCCGCGCCGGACGCCGAATCCCTGATGCGCTCGCGCTACACCGCCTTCGTGCGCGAGCGGGCCGATTACCTGCTGGCGACCTGGCATCCCTCGCACCGCCCGGATCGACTCGACTTCGAGCCCGGCGTCAGATGGCTGGGCCTGGAGGTACGTGGCCATGTCGAGCGCGATTCCGACCATGCCGAGGTCGAGTTCGTGGCCCGCCAGCGCAACCGCTCGGGCGCGGCCACCCGAATCGCGGAGCGCAGCCGCTTCGTGCGAGAGAAGGGCGAGGGCGATCTCCTCCGTTGGTACTACCTCGATGGAATGATGCGCTGA
- the iaaH gene encoding indoleacetamide hydrolase, with amino-acid sequence MFIDCRTSSFRAIALALCAAALASSAGAQGAPPDLATLTASEAAQRLCAGSLTSEQLVTAYLAQAKVKPQLNAFITLDETGALQAARAADAARRSGGRCKPLGGLPVAIKDNIQVQGLPASAGTPALKGFVAKADAPVVAKLRAAGAVVLGKTHMHELAFGVTGYNPAFQTGPDVGVRNAYDATRIAGGSSSGNGAALGARMVPAALGTDTGGSVRIPCAFNGCAALRPTVGRYSQQGMVPISHTRDTAGPMALSVADLALLDGVIAGGAPVVPADLKRVRLGVAKAFYANLDEDTRTATEAALGKLREAGVTLVDVEMPALSELNGAVSFPVALYEIYDDLGAYLQKNRAGVDIRQVAAGIASPDVKGTFEGLVLPRKLPAAQGVVDAKPAYDNAMRKARPALQKLYRDTFKEHRLDALVFPTVPRVALAATPESSSIENFGLLIQNTDPGSNAGIPGLQLPAGLGATSNLPVGLELDGPAGSDRRLLAVGLAVEGVLGRLPAPAK; translated from the coding sequence ATGTTCATCGATTGCCGCACATCGTCCTTCCGCGCCATTGCGCTCGCGCTGTGCGCTGCAGCCCTCGCTTCATCGGCGGGCGCGCAGGGTGCGCCGCCGGACCTCGCCACGCTGACCGCCAGCGAAGCCGCACAGCGCCTGTGCGCGGGCTCGCTGACCAGCGAGCAATTGGTGACGGCCTACCTCGCCCAGGCCAAGGTCAAGCCGCAACTCAACGCTTTCATCACCTTGGACGAGACAGGCGCGCTCCAGGCCGCGAGGGCTGCCGACGCGGCGCGCCGCAGTGGCGGCCGCTGCAAGCCGCTGGGCGGGCTGCCGGTCGCGATCAAGGACAACATCCAGGTCCAGGGCCTGCCGGCCAGCGCGGGCACCCCTGCGCTCAAGGGCTTTGTCGCCAAGGCCGATGCGCCGGTGGTCGCGAAGCTGCGCGCTGCCGGTGCCGTGGTGCTGGGCAAGACCCACATGCACGAGCTGGCCTTCGGCGTGACCGGCTACAACCCGGCCTTCCAGACCGGGCCCGATGTCGGCGTGCGCAATGCCTATGACGCAACGCGCATCGCAGGCGGTTCCTCGTCGGGCAATGGCGCGGCGCTTGGCGCGCGCATGGTGCCTGCCGCGCTGGGCACCGACACCGGTGGTTCGGTGCGCATTCCGTGCGCCTTCAATGGCTGCGCCGCGCTGCGTCCTACTGTGGGGCGCTATTCGCAGCAGGGCATGGTGCCGATCTCGCATACGCGCGACACGGCCGGGCCGATGGCACTCTCGGTGGCCGACCTGGCGCTGTTGGACGGCGTCATTGCCGGCGGCGCGCCGGTGGTGCCGGCGGACCTCAAGCGTGTCCGGCTGGGCGTGGCGAAGGCGTTCTACGCCAACCTCGACGAAGACACCCGCACCGCCACGGAGGCGGCGCTCGGCAAGCTGCGCGAAGCCGGCGTCACACTGGTCGATGTCGAGATGCCCGCGCTGAGCGAGCTCAACGGAGCGGTCAGCTTTCCGGTCGCGCTCTACGAGATCTACGACGACCTCGGCGCCTACCTGCAGAAAAACCGCGCCGGTGTCGACATCCGCCAGGTGGCCGCCGGCATCGCGAGCCCGGACGTCAAGGGCACCTTCGAAGGCCTGGTGCTGCCGCGCAAGCTGCCGGCGGCACAAGGAGTGGTCGACGCGAAGCCGGCCTATGACAACGCGATGCGCAAAGCCCGGCCGGCGCTGCAGAAGCTCTACCGCGATACCTTCAAGGAGCACCGGCTCGATGCGCTCGTCTTTCCCACCGTGCCGCGCGTCGCGCTGGCCGCCACGCCCGAGTCCAGCAGCATCGAGAACTTCGGCCTCCTGATCCAGAACACCGACCCAGGCAGCAACGCCGGCATTCCGGGGCTGCAGTTGCCTGCCGGGCTGGGCGCCACCAGCAATCTGCCTGTGGGACTGGAGCTCGACGGGCCAGCGGGCAGCGATCGCCGGCTGCTGGCGGTGGGTCTGGCTGTGGAGGGTGTGCTGGGGCGGTTGCCTGCACCTGCCAAGTAG
- a CDS encoding acyl-CoA dehydrogenase family protein: MLLTPDQEAIRDAVRTFAQAELWPNAPRWDREHLFPKEAHAGLAALGAYGICVPEDDGGAGLDYLTLALVLEEIAAGDGGTSTAISVTNCPVNAILMRYGNAAQKKKWLQPLAQGRMLGAFCLTEPQAGSDASSLRTTARKDADGWVIDGVKQFITSGKNGQVAIVIAVTDKGAGKRGMSAFIVPTDAPGYTAARLEDKLGQHSSDTAQVNFDGCRVPPENLIGQEGEGYKIALSALEGGRIGIAAQSVGMARSAFEVALAYAKERQAFGGPIFEQQAVGFRLADCATQLEAARQLIWHAASLRDAGLPCLKEAAMAKLFASEMAERVCSAALQTLGGYGYVNDFPLERIYRDVRVCQIYEGTSDIQKLLIQRALA; this comes from the coding sequence ATGCTGCTGACTCCCGACCAGGAAGCGATCCGCGACGCGGTGCGCACCTTCGCCCAGGCCGAGCTCTGGCCCAACGCGCCACGCTGGGACCGCGAGCACCTCTTTCCGAAGGAAGCCCACGCCGGCCTTGCGGCACTGGGCGCCTACGGCATCTGCGTGCCCGAAGACGACGGCGGCGCCGGCCTCGACTACCTGACGCTCGCCCTCGTGCTGGAGGAGATCGCAGCAGGCGATGGCGGCACCAGCACCGCCATCAGCGTCACCAACTGCCCGGTCAATGCCATCCTCATGCGCTACGGCAACGCGGCGCAGAAAAAGAAGTGGCTGCAGCCGCTGGCCCAGGGCCGGATGCTCGGCGCCTTCTGCCTGACCGAGCCGCAGGCCGGCAGCGATGCTTCCTCGCTGCGCACCACCGCGCGCAAGGACGCGGACGGCTGGGTGATCGACGGCGTCAAGCAGTTCATCACCAGCGGCAAGAACGGCCAGGTCGCGATCGTGATCGCCGTCACCGACAAGGGTGCGGGCAAGCGCGGGATGAGCGCCTTCATCGTGCCCACCGACGCGCCCGGCTACACCGCGGCGCGGCTGGAGGACAAGCTCGGCCAGCATTCGAGCGACACCGCGCAGGTCAACTTCGATGGCTGCCGCGTTCCGCCCGAGAACCTGATCGGCCAGGAAGGCGAGGGCTACAAGATCGCCCTCAGCGCGCTCGAGGGTGGGCGCATCGGCATCGCGGCGCAGAGCGTGGGCATGGCGCGAAGTGCATTCGAGGTCGCCCTTGCCTACGCCAAGGAGCGCCAAGCCTTCGGTGGCCCCATCTTCGAACAGCAGGCCGTGGGCTTCAGGCTTGCAGACTGTGCGACGCAGCTAGAGGCGGCGCGCCAGCTGATCTGGCATGCGGCCAGCCTGCGCGATGCCGGCCTGCCCTGCCTGAAGGAGGCCGCGATGGCCAAGCTGTTCGCCAGCGAAATGGCCGAGCGTGTCTGCAGCGCAGCCCTTCAGACGCTGGGCGGCTATGGCTACGTCAACGACTTTCCGCTGGAGCGGATCTACCGAGACGTGCGCGTGTGCCAGATCTACGAAGGCACGTCGGACATCCAGAAGCTGCTGATCCAGCGAGCGCTGGCCTGA
- a CDS encoding glutamate carboxypeptidase has product MQSAFHRHALTALLACAFLPPAAWSQGRDDGLFSAAAAEQPAVVKTLERLVNIETGTGDAEGLAAAGKMLEDELKTLGFTVTRSKSAGIVVGDNIVGKLKGKGGKNILLLSHMDTVYLKGILAKAPFRVEGNKAYGPGIADDKGGNAVILHTLKLLKARGFEDFGTITVLFNTDEEKGSFGSRDLIQEEAKASDYVLSFEPTGAESEKLSLGTSGIAYVQVNIKGKASHAGAAPELGVNALVEASDLVLRTLDLDDKSKQLRFNWTIAKAGAVSNIIPDSASLNADVRYARNEDFEAAMKTLEERAQKKKLKDAEVKVLVTRGRPAFNAGEGGKKLVDKAVAYYKEAGGTLGIEERTGGGTDAAYAALSGKPVIESLGLPGFGYHSDSAEYVMIDAIPRRLYMASKLIMDLGASK; this is encoded by the coding sequence ATGCAATCGGCCTTTCATCGCCATGCGCTCACTGCGCTGCTCGCCTGTGCTTTTCTCCCGCCGGCTGCCTGGAGCCAGGGGCGCGACGACGGCCTGTTCAGTGCCGCCGCCGCCGAGCAGCCTGCGGTTGTCAAGACGCTGGAGCGGCTGGTCAACATCGAGACCGGCACCGGCGATGCCGAAGGCTTGGCTGCAGCCGGCAAGATGCTGGAGGACGAGCTCAAGACCCTGGGCTTCACCGTCACGCGCAGCAAGTCGGCCGGCATCGTCGTGGGCGACAACATCGTCGGCAAGCTCAAGGGCAAGGGCGGCAAGAACATCCTGCTGTTGTCGCACATGGACACCGTGTACCTGAAGGGCATCCTGGCCAAGGCGCCGTTCCGCGTCGAAGGCAACAAGGCCTACGGCCCGGGCATCGCCGACGACAAGGGCGGCAACGCGGTGATCCTGCACACGCTCAAGCTCCTGAAGGCACGGGGCTTCGAGGATTTCGGCACGATCACCGTGCTGTTCAACACCGACGAGGAAAAAGGTTCCTTCGGTTCGCGCGACCTGATCCAGGAAGAGGCGAAAGCCAGCGACTACGTGCTGTCCTTCGAGCCCACCGGCGCCGAGTCCGAGAAGTTGTCGCTGGGCACCTCGGGCATCGCCTATGTGCAGGTCAACATCAAGGGCAAGGCATCGCACGCCGGCGCGGCCCCCGAACTCGGCGTCAACGCCCTGGTCGAGGCTTCCGACCTGGTGCTGCGCACCCTGGACCTCGACGACAAGTCCAAGCAGTTGCGCTTCAACTGGACCATCGCCAAGGCAGGCGCCGTGTCCAACATCATCCCTGACAGCGCGAGCCTGAACGCCGACGTGCGCTATGCACGCAACGAAGACTTCGAGGCGGCGATGAAGACGCTGGAAGAACGCGCCCAGAAGAAGAAGCTCAAGGATGCGGAGGTCAAGGTGCTGGTCACCCGTGGACGACCGGCATTCAATGCGGGCGAAGGCGGCAAGAAGCTGGTGGACAAGGCGGTTGCCTACTACAAGGAGGCCGGCGGCACGCTGGGCATCGAGGAGCGCACCGGCGGCGGCACCGATGCCGCCTATGCCGCGCTCTCGGGCAAGCCGGTGATCGAGAGCCTGGGGCTGCCCGGCTTCGGCTACCACAGCGATTCGGCCGAGTACGTGATGATCGACGCCATCCCGCGCCGCCTGTACATGGCCAGCAAGCTGATCATGGACCTCGGCGCGTCGAAATAA
- a CDS encoding acetyl-CoA C-acyltransferase, which translates to MSESIVIVGAARTPMGGFQGDFSSLAAHDLGGVAIKAAVERSGIAPDVVGEVLFGNCLMAGQGQAPARQAAYKGGLPDSAGAVTLSKMCGSAMKAAMLAHDLLLAGTHDVMVAGGMESMTNAPYLMLKGRGGYRMGHDRIFDHMMLDGLEDAYQPGRSMGTFGEDCAAKYKFTRQQQDEFAIASVERAKAATTSGAFKAEIAPVLVKGRGGDTLIEIDEGPGKVKLDKIPTLKPAFKKDGGTITAASSSSINDGAAALVMMTESTARKLGAKPIARILGHATHAQQPEWFSTAPVGAVAKLFKKTGWGVKDVDLWEVNEAFAVVPMALMHELDVSHALVNVHGGACALGHPIGASGARIMVTLIHALQQKGKKRGVATLCIGGGEGTAVALELV; encoded by the coding sequence ATGTCCGAATCTATCGTGATCGTCGGCGCCGCGCGCACCCCCATGGGCGGCTTCCAGGGCGACTTTTCTTCTCTTGCCGCGCACGACCTGGGCGGCGTGGCCATCAAGGCCGCCGTCGAGCGTTCAGGCATTGCGCCCGACGTAGTCGGCGAGGTGCTGTTCGGCAACTGCCTGATGGCCGGCCAGGGCCAGGCGCCGGCCCGGCAGGCGGCCTACAAGGGCGGCCTGCCCGACAGCGCGGGGGCCGTGACCCTCAGCAAGATGTGCGGCTCGGCCATGAAGGCGGCGATGCTTGCGCACGACCTGCTGCTGGCCGGAACGCACGACGTGATGGTGGCCGGCGGCATGGAGAGCATGACCAACGCGCCCTACCTGATGCTCAAGGGCCGCGGCGGATACCGCATGGGCCACGACCGCATCTTCGACCACATGATGCTCGACGGACTGGAGGACGCCTACCAGCCCGGCCGCTCGATGGGGACCTTCGGCGAGGACTGCGCGGCCAAGTACAAGTTCACCCGCCAGCAGCAGGACGAGTTCGCGATCGCCAGCGTGGAGCGCGCCAAGGCCGCCACCACATCGGGTGCTTTCAAGGCCGAGATCGCGCCGGTGCTGGTCAAGGGCCGCGGCGGCGACACCTTGATCGAGATCGACGAGGGCCCGGGCAAGGTCAAGCTGGACAAGATCCCCACCCTCAAGCCGGCCTTCAAGAAGGACGGCGGCACCATCACCGCCGCCTCCAGCTCCTCGATCAACGACGGCGCCGCGGCGCTGGTCATGATGACCGAGAGCACGGCCAGGAAGCTGGGCGCCAAGCCCATTGCCCGCATCCTCGGCCACGCCACCCATGCCCAGCAGCCGGAGTGGTTCTCGACCGCGCCGGTGGGCGCCGTCGCCAAGCTCTTCAAGAAGACGGGCTGGGGCGTGAAGGACGTCGACCTCTGGGAGGTCAACGAGGCTTTCGCGGTGGTGCCGATGGCGCTGATGCATGAACTCGACGTCTCGCACGCGCTCGTCAACGTGCATGGCGGTGCCTGCGCGCTGGGCCATCCGATCGGCGCCAGCGGCGCGCGCATCATGGTCACGCTGATCCATGCGCTTCAGCAAAAGGGCAAGAAGCGCGGCGTTGCCACGCTCTGCATCGGCGGTGGCGAGGGCACGGCGGTCGCGCTCGAGCTGGTCTGA